A single Pseudoxanthomonas sp. DNA region contains:
- the aceA gene encoding isocitrate lyase codes for MSTQQQQIDAIQQDWDHNPRWAGIKRDYAAADVVRLRGSLQPEYTLARRGAEKLWKLVNGEARKGYVNAFGAISAGQAMQQAKAGLEAVYLSGWQVAADGNTSETMYPDQSLYAYDSVPTMVRRINNTFQRADEIQWKNICDGKMSEQDAIDFFLPIVADGEAGFGGVLNAYELMKNMIVAGAAGVHFEDQLAAVKKCGHMGGKVLVPTQEAVQKLQAARLAADVLGVPTIVLARTDAEAANLLTSDFDANDQPFVTGQRTAEGFYRVKNGLEQAISRGIAYAPYADLVWCETGTPDIGFAREFAQAVHAKHPGKLLSYNCSPSFNWKKNLDDAQIARFQDELSALGYKYQFITLAGIHINWFNTFKFAHDYARGEGMKHYVEQVQEAEFAAREKGYTFVSHQQEVGAGYFDDVTTVIQGGSSSVTALKGSTEEEQFYEKEKAA; via the coding sequence ATGAGCACACAACAACAGCAGATCGACGCCATCCAGCAGGACTGGGACCACAACCCGCGCTGGGCCGGCATCAAGCGCGACTACGCCGCCGCCGATGTCGTCCGCCTGCGCGGCAGCCTGCAGCCGGAATACACCCTGGCCCGCCGCGGCGCCGAGAAGCTGTGGAAGCTCGTCAACGGCGAAGCCAGGAAGGGCTACGTCAACGCCTTCGGCGCGATCAGCGCGGGCCAGGCGATGCAGCAGGCCAAGGCCGGCCTGGAAGCCGTCTATCTGTCCGGCTGGCAGGTGGCCGCCGACGGCAACACGTCCGAGACCATGTATCCCGACCAGTCGCTGTATGCGTACGACTCGGTGCCGACGATGGTCCGCCGCATCAACAACACCTTCCAGCGTGCCGACGAGATCCAGTGGAAGAATATCTGCGACGGCAAGATGAGCGAGCAGGACGCCATCGACTTCTTCCTGCCCATCGTCGCCGACGGCGAGGCCGGCTTCGGTGGCGTGCTGAACGCCTACGAGCTGATGAAGAACATGATCGTCGCCGGCGCCGCAGGCGTGCACTTCGAGGACCAGCTGGCCGCGGTGAAGAAGTGCGGGCACATGGGCGGCAAGGTGCTGGTGCCCACGCAGGAAGCGGTGCAGAAGCTGCAGGCCGCGCGCCTGGCCGCCGATGTGCTGGGCGTGCCGACCATCGTGCTGGCGCGCACCGACGCCGAAGCCGCCAACCTGCTGACCTCGGACTTCGACGCCAACGACCAGCCCTTCGTCACCGGTCAGCGCACCGCGGAAGGCTTCTACCGGGTGAAGAACGGCCTGGAGCAGGCGATCAGCCGCGGCATCGCCTACGCGCCTTACGCCGACCTGGTGTGGTGCGAGACCGGCACGCCCGACATCGGCTTCGCCCGCGAGTTCGCGCAGGCGGTGCATGCCAAGCATCCCGGCAAACTGCTGTCGTACAACTGCTCGCCCAGCTTCAACTGGAAGAAGAACCTGGACGACGCGCAGATCGCCCGCTTCCAGGACGAGCTGTCGGCGCTGGGCTACAAGTATCAGTTCATCACCCTGGCCGGTATCCACATCAACTGGTTCAACACCTTCAAGTTCGCGCACGACTATGCGCGCGGCGAGGGCATGAAGCATTACGTCGAGCAGGTACAGGAAGCCGAGTTCGCCGCCCGCGAGAAGGGCTACACCTTCGTCTCGCACCAGCAGGAAGTCGGCGCCGGTTACTTCGACGACGTCACCACCGTCATCCAGGGCGGCAGCTCCAGCGTCACCGCGCTGAAGGGCTCCACCGAGGAGGAGCAGTTCTACGAGAAGGAAAAGGCGGCCTGA
- the aceB gene encoding malate synthase A, with amino-acid sequence MSATAFALPPRDTRADRPTPGIALTAKVAGQDALLPPGALALLVSLHRAIEPERQARLAARRSRQAFFDAGGLPDFRDDTRSIREGDWTVAPVPTALQDRRVEITGPVDPKMVINALNSGAKVFMADFEDSTSPTWQNLLTGQRALIGAVAGDLTFTSDAGKHYTLKPQHEQAVLLVRPRGWHLDEKHVLIDGAPIAGGLFDIAVFAWHNARALQARDRGPYFYLPKLQSMEEAALWETALSHIEAALGLPHGQMKVTVLIETLPAVFEMHEILHALRDRIVGLNCGRWDYIFSYLKTFRRHADKVLPERGQVTMTQPFLKAYSELLIQTCHRRGAHAMGGMAAQIPISNDEAANEQAMARVRADKLREVTAGHDGTWVAHPALIPVAKAIFDEHMPQTNQRGVLREDVAVTRDDLIRPSAGTITRAGFEGNVEVCVRYLAAWLDGKGCVPIHWLMEDAATAEISRAQIWQWLHTADVHLCDGTQIDYALLQRTLAALPAKLGDHARLPGGERISEAIALLDHLSRADELADFLTLPAYDRID; translated from the coding sequence ATGTCCGCCACCGCTTTCGCCCTGCCGCCGCGTGATACGCGCGCCGACCGCCCCACCCCCGGCATCGCCCTGACCGCCAAAGTGGCGGGCCAGGACGCCCTGCTGCCGCCCGGTGCGCTGGCTCTGCTCGTCTCGCTGCACCGTGCGATCGAACCGGAGCGCCAGGCCCGGCTGGCGGCCCGTCGCTCGCGACAGGCCTTCTTCGACGCGGGCGGCCTGCCCGACTTCCGCGACGACACCCGCAGCATCCGCGAGGGCGACTGGACCGTGGCCCCGGTCCCGACCGCGCTGCAGGACCGCCGGGTGGAGATCACCGGCCCGGTCGACCCGAAGATGGTCATCAACGCGCTGAACTCGGGCGCCAAGGTGTTCATGGCCGACTTCGAGGATTCCACCTCGCCGACCTGGCAGAACCTGCTGACCGGCCAGCGCGCGCTGATCGGGGCGGTGGCCGGCGACCTCACCTTCACCTCCGACGCCGGCAAGCACTACACGCTGAAGCCGCAGCACGAGCAGGCCGTGTTGCTGGTGCGCCCGCGCGGCTGGCACCTGGACGAGAAGCACGTGCTGATCGATGGCGCGCCGATCGCCGGCGGCCTGTTCGACATCGCCGTGTTCGCCTGGCACAACGCCCGCGCGCTGCAGGCCCGCGACCGCGGTCCGTATTTCTACCTGCCCAAGCTGCAGAGCATGGAAGAGGCCGCGCTGTGGGAGACCGCGCTGTCCCACATCGAGGCGGCGCTGGGCCTGCCGCACGGGCAGATGAAGGTCACCGTGCTGATCGAGACGCTGCCGGCGGTGTTCGAGATGCACGAGATCCTGCACGCGCTGCGCGACCGCATCGTCGGCCTGAACTGCGGCCGCTGGGACTACATCTTTTCCTACCTGAAGACCTTCCGTCGCCACGCCGACAAGGTGCTGCCCGAGCGCGGCCAGGTGACCATGACGCAGCCGTTCCTGAAGGCGTATTCGGAACTGCTGATCCAGACCTGCCATCGCCGCGGCGCCCATGCGATGGGTGGTATGGCGGCGCAGATCCCGATCAGCAACGACGAGGCCGCCAACGAGCAGGCGATGGCGCGCGTGCGCGCCGATAAGCTGCGTGAGGTCACCGCCGGCCACGACGGCACCTGGGTGGCGCACCCGGCGCTGATCCCGGTGGCGAAGGCGATCTTCGACGAGCACATGCCGCAGACCAACCAGCGCGGCGTGCTGCGCGAGGACGTGGCGGTGACCCGCGACGACCTGATCCGGCCGTCCGCCGGCACCATCACCCGCGCCGGCTTCGAAGGCAACGTGGAAGTCTGCGTGCGCTACCTGGCCGCGTGGCTGGATGGCAAGGGCTGCGTGCCGATCCACTGGCTGATGGAAGACGCCGCCACCGCCGAGATCTCGCGCGCGCAGATCTGGCAGTGGCTGCACACCGCCGACGTGCACCTGTGCGACGGCACCCAGATCGATTACGCGCTGCTGCAGCGCACGCTGGCCGCGCTGCCCGCGAAGCTGGGCGACCACGCGCGCCTGCCCGGTGGCGAGCGCATCTCCGAAGCCATCGCCCTGCTCGACCACCTGAGCCGCGCCGACGAGCTGGCCGACTTCCTGACCCTGCCCGCGTACGACCGCATCGATTGA
- a CDS encoding LysR family transcriptional regulator, with protein MSSKEAPTPRFPYKSDRLKPLRAFCQTVRLGSVSRAAEALFVSQPAITLQLQALERDLGITLFERSGRRLTPSREGQVLYELAQPLVAGLDGLDATFREKVSGLEAGELNVAANSSTILYLLPKIVEHFRQQHPEVKLTLHNAATADGTDLLRSDAVDLAVGSVLDVPADLSYAPVYRFEPMLITPPDHPLAKKRDLRLEDLSPYGLILPPKRLITYRLVDLVFQQARVPYTVALEVGGWEVIKQYVSMGMGISIIASICLGEADRDRLAARSLAQWFPSRSYGVVVRKGKFLSPQARAFIELIQPHLFERRDYDESGHSER; from the coding sequence GTGAGCTCCAAAGAAGCGCCAACCCCGCGATTTCCCTACAAATCCGACCGGCTGAAGCCCCTGCGCGCCTTTTGCCAGACGGTGCGTCTGGGGTCGGTGTCGCGGGCCGCGGAGGCGCTTTTCGTCAGCCAGCCCGCCATCACCCTGCAGCTGCAGGCACTGGAACGGGACCTGGGGATCACCCTGTTCGAACGCAGCGGGCGCCGACTGACCCCCAGCCGCGAAGGCCAGGTGCTGTACGAACTGGCCCAGCCGCTGGTGGCGGGCCTGGACGGGCTGGACGCGACGTTCCGGGAAAAGGTCAGCGGGCTGGAGGCCGGCGAACTGAACGTGGCGGCCAACAGTTCGACCATCCTCTACCTGCTGCCGAAGATCGTGGAGCACTTCCGCCAGCAGCACCCCGAGGTGAAGCTGACCCTGCACAACGCCGCCACCGCCGACGGCACCGACCTGCTGCGGTCGGATGCCGTGGACCTGGCGGTGGGTTCGGTGCTCGATGTGCCGGCCGATCTCAGCTACGCGCCGGTCTACCGCTTCGAGCCGATGCTGATCACGCCGCCGGACCATCCGCTGGCGAAGAAGCGCGACCTGCGCCTGGAAGACCTCTCGCCGTACGGCCTGATCCTGCCGCCGAAGCGGCTGATCACCTACCGGCTGGTCGACCTGGTCTTCCAGCAGGCGCGCGTGCCCTACACGGTCGCGCTGGAGGTCGGTGGCTGGGAGGTGATCAAGCAGTACGTCAGCATGGGCATGGGCATCTCGATCATCGCGTCGATCTGCCTGGGCGAGGCCGACCGCGACCGGCTGGCGGCACGCTCGCTGGCGCAGTGGTTCCCCTCGCGCAGCTACGGCGTGGTGGTGCGCAAGGGCAAGTTCCTGTCGCCGCAGGCGCGCGCCTTCATCGAACTGATCCAGCCGCACCTGTTCGAGCGTCGCGACTACGATGAGAGCGGACATTCCGAACGTTGA
- a CDS encoding CHAD domain-containing protein — protein MSPRTASAPIGERAAALAAGDARALASALAVAPADPAGVHEARKSVRRLRSLLALGRRALGREAVDAIDHDLRTLARALSALRDGQVVQETARHLAEETTDADERAAWEALLPRLAERQRHRLAGALRDDPGFVRRQALAHRQAERLQQLPWHRLRRDDLRQALARSQRRQARAQAEAIRSGRVDDLHEWRRRSRRLRMQLTALRKLHVRPPADGPPAPGLRQVSRLVDQLGVLQDLALLAQALEALETARPPTRAAVSGRLRTSSPIQPLA, from the coding sequence ATGAGCCCGCGCACCGCTTCCGCACCCATCGGCGAACGGGCCGCCGCGCTCGCGGCGGGCGACGCCCGCGCGCTGGCGTCGGCGTTGGCCGTTGCGCCGGCCGACCCGGCGGGCGTGCACGAGGCGCGCAAGAGCGTCCGCCGGCTGCGTTCGCTGCTGGCGCTGGGCCGGCGCGCGCTGGGACGCGAGGCCGTCGACGCGATCGACCACGACCTGCGCACGCTGGCCAGGGCGCTGTCGGCGCTGCGGGACGGACAGGTGGTGCAGGAGACCGCCCGGCACCTGGCGGAGGAGACCACCGACGCCGACGAACGCGCTGCCTGGGAGGCGCTGCTGCCGCGGCTGGCCGAGCGACAGCGGCACCGCCTGGCCGGGGCGCTGCGGGACGATCCGGGTTTCGTCCGCCGACAGGCGCTGGCCCATCGGCAGGCGGAACGGCTGCAGCAGTTGCCCTGGCACCGGCTCCGTCGCGACGACCTGCGCCAGGCCCTGGCGCGCTCGCAACGGCGGCAGGCACGCGCCCAGGCGGAGGCGATACGCTCCGGCCGCGTCGACGACCTGCACGAGTGGCGTCGCCGCTCGCGCCGGTTGCGCATGCAGCTGACCGCCCTGCGCAAGCTGCATGTCCGGCCACCGGCGGACGGCCCACCCGCACCGGGCCTGCGGCAGGTGAGCCGGCTGGTCGACCAGCTGGGCGTGCTGCAGGACCTGGCGCTGCTGGCGCAGGCGCTGGAGGCGCTGGAGACCGCCCGCCCGCCGACCCGCGCCGCCGTCAGCGGACGTCTGCGGACCTCCTCGCCCATCCAGCCGCTCGCCTAG
- a CDS encoding bifunctional diguanylate cyclase/phosphodiesterase yields the protein MDSTPLHPGDAPAPPPSRRRGLPPLAWAAAVLLLGLACTGIVAHREWRDLQQRAEDARHALADAGASRLRVPLEQAASMLRAMQTVFLANDQMDQARFSQYHASLRSPLAPGTYTSLAFARRSPADQPLADHVSYRYEFVAPYQHNTSLIGFDMVTQKANLAALLRARDTDTVVISAPFPLRQTTPAGQNPLGVTLRLPVYSDGPTPTSPNQRRAREIGALAIGIRVQPLVEAAMAGPVLDAFRVRVYDATADAHPFYDSSTPVAADLPAQVRRLDFGGRQWRIEMQPRPQPLDTGRLQAVLAGGGVISLLLAALAWSLATTRRRAVALGEQMSQRYRESELRFRALNELLPALVLLADARDGRIAYANQAARLRLGDPTGLPLSALFSDPQLQARARDAAAIGDDWGNLEAVLLSPEGGAFWASASIAQVDMEGTPHLLMVATDISEQRELTERLSYQATHDALTELCNRREFERRVEEALSERKGRAVCDPCALLYIDLDQFKLINDISGHMAGDQLLAQLALAMRQQLRGGDVLARLGGDEFGLMAFHVDAEGAQALAERLRERIEALMFVWQDRTYTVSASIGVVVIDQQEPTLKDLLAWADTACYLAKENGRNRVHLYREDNETTRRHGEMEWANRLRWAMEQDRLLLDYQEIVPLDGRDTATSIELLLRLRDEDGGIVLPGAFLPAAERYGLMPAIDRWVIRNALAHFSQLHHSGMRLGTCAINLSGASIEDEGLADFILARITEYAVPPHALCFEITETVAVRNLLKVVGVIERLRRVGCRIALDDFGAGMSSFGYLKNLPADLIKIDGSFIRDLETDPMSRTIVSAIAQIGHQRGLKVVAEWVASPKICDALRSLGVDYGQGYALHRPERVLFQREEPPPRRLAVVR from the coding sequence GTGGATTCCACCCCCCTACACCCCGGTGACGCTCCGGCGCCCCCGCCCTCCCGCCGCCGCGGCCTGCCGCCGCTGGCATGGGCGGCGGCCGTGCTGTTGCTGGGCCTGGCCTGCACGGGCATCGTCGCCCACCGCGAATGGCGCGACCTGCAGCAGCGCGCCGAAGACGCGCGCCATGCCCTGGCCGACGCCGGGGCCTCGCGCCTGCGGGTGCCGCTGGAACAGGCGGCGTCCATGCTGCGCGCCATGCAGACCGTGTTCCTGGCCAACGACCAGATGGACCAGGCGCGCTTCAGCCAGTACCACGCCAGCCTGCGCAGCCCGCTCGCGCCCGGCACCTACACCTCGCTGGCCTTCGCCCGACGCTCGCCGGCGGACCAGCCGCTGGCCGACCACGTGTCGTACCGCTACGAGTTCGTCGCGCCCTACCAGCACAACACCTCGCTGATCGGCTTCGACATGGTCACCCAGAAGGCGAATCTGGCGGCGCTGCTGCGCGCCCGCGACACCGACACGGTGGTGATCTCCGCGCCCTTCCCGCTGCGCCAGACCACGCCGGCCGGGCAGAACCCGCTGGGCGTGACGCTGCGCCTGCCGGTGTATTCCGACGGCCCCACGCCCACCTCGCCCAACCAGCGCCGCGCACGCGAGATCGGCGCGCTGGCCATCGGCATCCGCGTGCAGCCGCTGGTCGAAGCCGCCATGGCCGGTCCCGTGCTGGACGCGTTCCGGGTGCGCGTCTACGACGCCACCGCCGACGCGCATCCGTTCTACGACTCGTCCACGCCCGTGGCCGCCGACCTGCCGGCCCAGGTGCGCCGGCTGGACTTCGGCGGCCGGCAGTGGCGCATCGAGATGCAACCGCGCCCGCAGCCGCTGGACACCGGCCGCCTGCAGGCGGTGCTGGCGGGCGGCGGCGTGATCAGCCTGCTGCTGGCGGCGCTGGCGTGGTCGCTGGCCACCACGCGCCGGCGCGCCGTGGCGCTGGGCGAACAGATGAGCCAGCGGTACCGCGAGAGCGAACTGCGCTTCCGCGCGCTCAACGAACTGCTGCCCGCGCTGGTGCTGCTGGCCGACGCGCGCGACGGCCGCATCGCCTACGCCAACCAGGCCGCGCGCCTGCGCCTGGGCGACCCGACCGGCCTGCCGCTGTCCGCGCTGTTCTCCGATCCGCAGCTGCAGGCGCGCGCGCGCGACGCGGCGGCCATCGGCGACGACTGGGGCAACCTGGAGGCGGTGTTGCTGAGCCCGGAGGGCGGCGCGTTCTGGGCCAGCGCCTCCATCGCGCAGGTCGACATGGAGGGCACGCCGCACCTGCTGATGGTGGCCACCGACATCTCCGAGCAGCGCGAGCTGACCGAACGCCTCAGCTACCAGGCCACGCACGATGCGCTGACCGAGCTGTGCAACCGGCGCGAGTTCGAGCGCCGCGTCGAGGAAGCCCTGAGCGAGCGCAAGGGGCGCGCCGTCTGCGATCCGTGCGCGCTGCTGTACATCGACCTGGACCAGTTCAAGCTGATCAACGACATCTCCGGCCACATGGCCGGCGACCAGTTGCTCGCGCAGCTGGCGCTGGCGATGCGCCAGCAGCTGCGCGGCGGCGATGTGCTGGCGCGGCTGGGCGGCGACGAGTTCGGCCTGATGGCCTTCCACGTGGACGCCGAGGGCGCGCAGGCCCTGGCCGAGCGCCTGCGCGAACGCATCGAGGCGCTGATGTTCGTCTGGCAGGACCGCACCTACACCGTCAGCGCCAGCATCGGCGTGGTGGTGATCGACCAGCAGGAACCCACGCTCAAGGATCTGCTGGCCTGGGCGGACACCGCCTGCTACCTGGCCAAGGAGAACGGCCGCAACCGCGTGCACCTCTACCGCGAGGACAACGAGACCACGCGCCGCCACGGCGAAATGGAATGGGCCAACCGCCTGCGCTGGGCGATGGAACAGGACCGCCTGCTGCTGGACTACCAGGAGATCGTGCCCCTTGACGGCCGCGACACCGCCACCAGCATCGAACTGCTGCTGCGGCTGCGCGACGAGGACGGCGGCATCGTGCTGCCCGGCGCGTTCCTGCCGGCCGCCGAACGCTACGGCCTGATGCCGGCGATCGACCGCTGGGTGATCCGCAACGCGCTGGCGCACTTCAGCCAGCTGCACCACTCGGGCATGCGCCTGGGCACGTGCGCGATCAACCTGTCCGGCGCCAGCATCGAGGACGAAGGCCTGGCCGATTTCATCCTCGCCCGCATCACCGAATACGCGGTGCCGCCGCACGCGCTGTGCTTCGAGATCACCGAGACGGTCGCGGTGCGCAACCTGCTGAAGGTGGTGGGCGTGATCGAGCGCCTGCGTCGCGTCGGCTGCCGCATCGCGCTGGACGATTTCGGTGCCGGCATGTCCTCGTTCGGCTACCTGAAGAACCTGCCGGCGGACCTCATCAAGATCGACGGCAGTTTCATCCGCGACCTCGAGACCGACCCGATGAGCCGCACCATCGTCAGCGCCATCGCCCAGATCGGCCACCAGCGCGGACTGAAGGTGGTCGCCGAATGGGTGGCCAGCCCGAAGATCTGCGACGCGCTGCGTTCGCTGGGCGTGGACTACGGCCAGGGCTACGCACTGCACCGGCCCGAACGCGTGCTGTTCCAGCGCGAGGAACCGCCGCCGCGGCGGCTGGCGGTGGTGCGCTGA
- a CDS encoding VOC family protein encodes MSSADQHHRIDYLEFTVASIAASKAFYGDAFGWTFQDYGPDYCEFRDGRLTGGFAHGTPQPGGALVVLYSTALEDSLAQVEQAGGHITKPIFAFPGGRRFHFIDPDGYELAVWSAT; translated from the coding sequence ATGAGCAGCGCCGACCAGCACCACCGCATCGACTATCTCGAATTCACCGTCGCATCCATCGCCGCATCGAAAGCCTTCTATGGCGACGCATTCGGTTGGACGTTCCAGGATTACGGCCCCGACTACTGCGAGTTCCGCGACGGCCGCCTGACCGGCGGCTTCGCGCACGGCACGCCGCAGCCGGGCGGCGCCTTGGTCGTGCTGTATTCGACCGCGCTGGAAGACAGCCTGGCGCAGGTGGAGCAAGCCGGAGGCCACATCACCAAGCCGATCTTCGCCTTCCCGGGCGGACGCCGCTTCCACTTCATCGATCCCGACGGCTACGAGCTGGCCGTGTGGTCGGCGACCTGA
- a CDS encoding S9 family peptidase, protein MRPAPTRLPLLLLSAAILASFAAHAAPSPADRIAGTELIARDALFGNPERANVQISPDGKYLSWVAAVDGVLNVWVAPADNPAQAKAVTKDKARGIRSYFWSYLPDTLLYLRDSGGDEDFHLYAVDLKTGQAKDLTPFPKTTAQVVGVSPKQPGTILVGMNDRDPKWHDLYRVDLATGTRTLLEKNEAQIAGYIADADYTLKYAQRSRPDGGADVLKRDAKGGWEKFDDIPFEDVLTTSPGGLTLDGRTLYFTDSRGRNTAALFAIDVASGRRTLVLEDARADVGGTLADPATGKVQAVSVDYLRDEWKVVDPAIRADLEKLEAIGPGDVSVNTRTLDDTTWIVAYSAAEAPLVYYRYDRPTGTLTKLFSARPKLDGKPLVPQWPVEIASRDNKTLVSYLTLPRSADADNDGRADAPVPLVLLVHGGPWARDSYGYGSYNQWLANRGYAVLSVNFRGSTGFGKDFTNAGNGEWAGKMHDDLIDAVQWAVKQGVTTEDKVAIMGGSYGGYATLAGLTFTPDTFACGVDIVGPSNLNTLLSTVPPYWASFFEQLAKRMGDPRTEAGRKWLTERSPLTYADRIRKPLLIGQGANDPRVRQDESDQIVKAMTAKKIPVTYVLFPDEGHGFARPENSKAFNAVTEGFLAQCLGGRAEPIGNDLTGSSISVPTGADGVLGLPEALKRHTQEVKK, encoded by the coding sequence ATGCGCCCAGCTCCGACCCGCCTGCCTCTCCTCCTGCTCTCGGCCGCCATCCTGGCCTCGTTCGCTGCCCACGCCGCCCCCTCCCCCGCCGACCGCATCGCCGGCACCGAACTGATCGCGCGCGACGCGCTGTTCGGCAATCCCGAGCGGGCCAACGTGCAGATCAGCCCCGACGGCAAGTACCTCAGCTGGGTCGCCGCCGTCGACGGCGTGCTCAACGTCTGGGTCGCGCCTGCCGACAACCCTGCGCAGGCGAAGGCCGTGACCAAGGACAAGGCGCGCGGCATCCGCAGCTACTTCTGGTCCTACCTGCCCGACACGCTGCTCTACCTGCGCGACAGCGGCGGCGACGAGGACTTCCACCTGTATGCGGTGGACCTGAAGACCGGTCAGGCGAAGGACCTGACGCCGTTCCCGAAGACCACGGCCCAGGTCGTCGGCGTCAGCCCGAAACAGCCCGGCACGATCCTGGTCGGCATGAACGACCGCGACCCGAAGTGGCACGATCTCTACCGCGTCGATCTGGCCACGGGCACGCGCACCTTGCTCGAGAAGAACGAGGCGCAGATCGCCGGCTACATCGCCGACGCCGACTACACCCTCAAGTATGCGCAGCGCTCGCGCCCGGACGGCGGCGCCGACGTGCTGAAGCGCGATGCCAAGGGGGGCTGGGAAAAGTTCGACGACATCCCGTTCGAGGACGTGCTGACCACCAGCCCGGGCGGCCTGACGCTGGACGGCAGGACGCTCTACTTCACCGATTCGCGCGGCCGCAACACGGCGGCGCTGTTCGCCATCGACGTGGCCAGCGGCCGGCGCACGCTGGTGCTGGAGGACGCGCGCGCCGACGTCGGCGGCACGCTGGCCGACCCGGCGACGGGCAAGGTGCAGGCCGTGTCGGTCGACTACCTGCGCGACGAATGGAAAGTGGTCGACCCGGCGATCCGCGCCGACCTGGAGAAGCTGGAAGCGATCGGTCCGGGCGATGTGTCCGTCAACACGCGCACGCTGGACGACACGACCTGGATCGTCGCCTACTCGGCGGCCGAAGCACCGCTGGTCTATTACCGCTACGACCGCCCGACCGGCACGCTGACCAAACTGTTTTCCGCGCGGCCGAAGCTGGACGGCAAGCCGCTGGTGCCGCAATGGCCGGTGGAGATCGCCTCGCGCGACAACAAGACGCTGGTCAGCTACCTCACCCTGCCACGCAGCGCCGATGCCGACAACGACGGCAGGGCCGACGCGCCGGTGCCGCTGGTGCTGCTGGTCCATGGCGGACCGTGGGCGCGCGATTCCTACGGCTACGGCAGCTACAACCAGTGGCTGGCCAACCGCGGCTACGCGGTGCTGTCGGTGAACTTCCGCGGCTCCACCGGCTTCGGCAAGGACTTCACCAATGCCGGCAACGGCGAGTGGGCCGGCAAGATGCACGACGATCTGATCGACGCCGTGCAGTGGGCAGTGAAACAGGGCGTCACCACCGAGGACAAGGTCGCGATCATGGGCGGCAGCTACGGCGGCTACGCGACGCTGGCCGGCCTGACCTTCACGCCGGACACGTTCGCCTGCGGCGTGGACATCGTGGGGCCGTCCAACCTCAACACCCTGCTTAGTACCGTGCCGCCGTACTGGGCCAGCTTCTTTGAACAGCTGGCCAAGCGCATGGGCGACCCGCGCACCGAGGCCGGCAGGAAGTGGCTGACCGAGCGTTCGCCGCTGACGTATGCCGACCGGATCAGGAAGCCGCTGCTGATCGGCCAGGGCGCCAACGATCCGCGCGTGAGGCAGGACGAGAGCGACCAGATCGTGAAGGCGATGACGGCGAAGAAGATCCCGGTGACCTACGTGCTGTTCCCCGACGAGGGCCACGGCTTCGCACGCCCGGAAAACAGCAAGGCGTTCAACGCCGTGACGGAAGGCTTCCTCGCCCAATGCCTGGGTGGCCGGGCCGAGCCGATCGGCAACGACCTGACCGGCTCCAGCATCAGCGTGCCGACCGGCGCCGATGGCGTGCTGGGCCTGCCTGAGGCGCTGAAGCGGCATACGCAGGAAGTGAAGAAGTAA